A genomic segment from Panthera tigris isolate Pti1 chromosome A1, P.tigris_Pti1_mat1.1, whole genome shotgun sequence encodes:
- the NKD2 gene encoding LOW QUALITY PROTEIN: protein naked cuticle homolog 2 (The sequence of the model RefSeq protein was modified relative to this genomic sequence to represent the inferred CDS: deleted 1 base in 1 codon; substituted 1 base at 1 genomic stop codon), with amino-acid sequence MGKCQSKRGERGHSPAPRGPPRPGRAAAPQRESPEGDSFAVSAXASGHKGAEEAERRVGRQELLSGDLQEGPFWEDQCPLEVAVTPEKAEGRGSAGQLFGVLDGEKAASREGPRGLGKRHLNIDVLQCDVSVKEDNRQEWTFTFYGFDNNGKATREDVSSLMHTICEAVDASVSHSSGSSRTLRVKLTVSPESSSKRKESPPPGQDREPTHCRTEGELSEDPRGADKRLSAHVRRPGADPHLCCARGPGRVDENRERRNHYLDLAGIENYTSKFGPGSPPAPAKQEHQGKAVHPQSRAHSQEADAHDAHHRRSQPLADNHPPPAADPARALDAQPRLKGQDKQPLRSPKGSGRPPGVPGGGKPGRAFGSHLPAAPAPAPQDGQPPPPQPPPQPYGHKRYWQRGREGHSPPEAVLEHDGVRGPPPPLVGEGYAVPAVQRHEHHPS; translated from the exons ATGGGGAAGTGTCAGTCCAAGCGCGGCGAGCGAGGCCACTCACCGGCCCCCCGCGGCCCCCCGCGCCCCGGCCGCGCCGCAGCGCCCCAGAGAGAGAGCCCCGAAG GGGACAGCTTCGCGGTGTCCGCGTAGGCGAGTGGCCACAAAGGGGCTGAGGAGGCAGAGCGGCGCGTCGGCCGGCAA GAGCTGCTCAGCGGGGACCTGCAGGAGGGACCTTTCTGGGAGGACCAGTGTCCCCTAGAGG tGGCAGTCACCCCTGAGAAAGCCGAGGGCCGAGGCAGCGCAGGACAGCTCTTCGGCGTGCTTGATGGAGAGAAAGCAGCAAGCCGCGAGGGCCCACGAGGGCTGGGCAAGAGGCACCTGAACATCGAT GTGCTCCAGTGCGACGTCTCGGTGAAGGAGGACAACCGTCAGGAGTGGACGTTCACGTTCTATGGTTTCGACAACAATGGCAAAGCCACCAGGGAG GACGTGTCCAGCCTGATGCACACCATCTGTGAGGCCGTCGACGCCTCCGTCAGCCACTCCTCTGGCAGCAGCAGGACCCTCCGTGTGAAACTGACCGTCAGCCCCGAGTCGTCCAGCAAGAGAAAGGAGAGTCCTCCCCCAGGCCAAG ACCGGGAGCCCACTCACTGCAGGACGGAGGGCGAGCTCAGCGAGGACCCCCGGGGGGCCGACAAGAGGCTGTCGGCACATGTCAG GAGGCCGGGCGCCGACCCCCACCTCTGCTGTGCACGGGGCCCGGGCCGCGTGGACGAGAACAGGGAGCGGAGGAACCACTACCTGGACCTGGCCGGGATCGAGAACTACACGTCTAAGTTCGGACCCG GGTCCCCGCCGGCACCAGCCAAGCAGGAGCATCAGGGCAAGGCCGTGCACCCCCAGAGCAGGGCCCACTCGCAGGAGGCGGACGCACACGATGCGCACCACCGCAGGTCTCAGCCGCTGGCCGACAACCACCCCCCGCCGGCTGCAGACCCCGCCAGGGCCCTGGACGCGCAGCCCCGCCTGAAGGGGCAGGACAAGCAGCCTCTGAGGTCCCCCAAGGGCTCAGGGAGGCCACCTGGGGTGCCCGGCGGAGGCAAGCCCGGGAGAGCCTTCGGCTCCCACCTGCCggcggccccggcccccgccccccaggacggccagccc ccccctccccagcccccgccgCAGCCCTACGGCCACAAGCGCTactggcagaggggcagggagggccacTCGCCCCCCGAGGCGGTGCTGGAGCACGACGGGGTGCGGGGCCCGCCGCCCCCGCTGGTGGGGGAGGGCTATGCGGTGCCCGCGGTCCAGCGCCACGAGCACCACCCATCCTAG